GTGGGGGAGGGGGAAGAAGCGTGAGGGGAGGAAGAATAGGGAGAAGATGCGTGGGGATGCTGAGAGGGATGCATGGGAGCCTCCGGCGGCCAGGGAGGAAACTTTTGAAAAAGTTTCCTCCCTGGACCCTCCTTCAAAACTATTAACGGGGGACGCGGTTATTCGCGGATGTAGTCCAGGATGTCCTCGGCAAAGTAGGTGATGATGAGATCGGCCCCGGCCCGCTTGATGGCCGTCACCGACTCCATGACCGTGCGCTTTTCGTCGATCCAGCCGTTTTGCGCCGCCGCCTTGAGCATGCTGTATTCGCCGCTGACGTGATAGGCCGCCAGCGGAACGTCGCAGGACTGGCGAAGCGCGTGGAGAATGTCCAGATAGGGAAGCGCCGGTTTGACCATGAGCATGTCCGCGCCCTCGGCCAGATCGGCGGCCGCCTCGCGCATGGCCTCCCGGGCGTTGGCCGGGTCCATCTGATAGGACTTGCGGTCCCCGAAGGCCGGGGCCGACTCCGCCGCCTCGCGGAAGGGGCCGTAGAAGCTGGAGGCGTATTTGACCGCATAGGACATGACCGGGATGTGCGAAAAACCGTTCTCGTCCAGGGTGATGCGGATGGCCCCCACCCGGCCGTCCATCATGTCCGAGGGGGCCACGATGTCCGCCCCGGCCTTGGCATGGGACAGGGCCGTGGCGGCCAGAAGGTCCAGGGTCGGGTCGTTTTGCACCTCGCCCGCGGCGGAAAGCATGCCGCAATGGCCGTGCGAGGTGTATTCGCACAGGCACACGTCCGTCACCACGCACAGATCGGGATAGTCGGCCTTGAGGCGGGACACGGCCTGCTGCACGATGCCGTTTGCCGCGTAGGCCCCGGAGGCGCGTTCGTCTTTTTTGGCCGGAAGCCCGAACAAGAGCGCCGCCTGAAGCCCCTTGGCCACGGCCCGCCCCACCCGGGCGGACAAGGCCCCAAGCCCCAGTTGGAACTGCCCGGGCATGGCCCCGATGGGTTTTTCAAAGGATTCGTCGGCGGTCTCCACCACAAAATAGGGCATGATGAGATCGTGCCGGGTGATTATGGTTTCACGAACCAGATCACGAATGACGGCGGTACGACGCAGACGCCTGCCCCGGTGAAAATCAAACGTATGCACGGGCATATCCTTTCTTTCGGCGCGATGCCCCCGGAAAAATCCGGGGTCGGCCGGTTTTCCCCCTTTGCCAAGGCGGCAACGAGGGATTATGAGTTTCGCGCGGGACACATCGCCCGTACGAAAGGAGCCGGTCATGGACGATCACATATCCGAGGACGAAGACGCGGAATTGCGGGCCCGGCTGGCCATTGCCGTGGAGGCGCTGACGGACATCGCCGGGGAAAGCGACCTGACCTGCATGGGGGCGCTTTTCCGTATGCGGCGGCGGGCCGAAGAGGCGCTGATGCGTATTCAGGGCATTCGCCACGACCAGCATTCCCTGTTCTGATTCCCTCACTTCCTGATAGTCTATTCTTTGATCGCCGGGCTCGGCCGGGCTCGGCCGGGCGTTGCCGGGCTCGGCCGGGCGTTGCCGGGCTCGGCCGGGCGTTGCCGGGCTCGGGGTTTCCGACAAGGCGCGGCGCCAGCAACGCTCGGCGACCTCGCGCAGCCGCCTTGCCTTGCGTAAACCCGTCGCCCGGCCTGGGCACCCCGTTCACGCTCAAAAGCTGCAAAAACCAAAGAACAGGATGAGGTTGTAAAATACATTCCATGTATTTTTCGGGCGTGCGTACACCCGTCGCCCGGCCTGGACACCCCGCCCAAGCTCACACACTGCAAAAATCAAAGAACAAGATGGGGTTGTAAAATACATTCCATGTATTTTTCGGGCATGCGTACACCCGTCGCCCGACCTGGGCACCCCGTTCACGCTCAAAAGCTG
Above is a genomic segment from Desulfolutivibrio sulfodismutans DSM 3696 containing:
- the hemB gene encoding porphobilinogen synthase → MHTFDFHRGRRLRRTAVIRDLVRETIITRHDLIMPYFVVETADESFEKPIGAMPGQFQLGLGALSARVGRAVAKGLQAALLFGLPAKKDERASGAYAANGIVQQAVSRLKADYPDLCVVTDVCLCEYTSHGHCGMLSAAGEVQNDPTLDLLAATALSHAKAGADIVAPSDMMDGRVGAIRITLDENGFSHIPVMSYAVKYASSFYGPFREAAESAPAFGDRKSYQMDPANAREAMREAAADLAEGADMLMVKPALPYLDILHALRQSCDVPLAAYHVSGEYSMLKAAAQNGWIDEKRTVMESVTAIKRAGADLIITYFAEDILDYIRE